GAAACCGGCATCGGCGAAGCGCTTGGCGTAAGGCTCGAGCGAAGCGTCGCGCGTGCCGCTGAGACCGTGAGCCATCACAATGCACGGCGCGGGCCGCTGAGAAGCCTCGGCCGGCACGTACAGCCAGGCACGACAGGTCACGCCGCCGCTCAAGAATGCGACTTCCCGGCGGAGTGCGGTCGTCATGCTTTCCTCAGGCAGGCGTGTCGGCCAGCTTTCGTCGTGCTGTCTTCGTTGGCGGATGCTCATGATGTTACGTTCGCGGTTGGCAAGAGGCCCACAATACTCGGGCGCGAGTCTTGCCGCGGTTCCTTAAAGAACAGCGCGTCTCGAATGTTGTTTTGAAAGCTTTGCCTAACGGCCGGGTCGCGTCAGTGAATGCCCGGCATCGGCTTGCGGACGCGGAGGAGATTGATCGGCTTGGCGGGCGCGCGGGCCGGTGTCGCCGCCGCTTGGGTAACAGGCTGGCCGGTTGTGGAGCGCCGGCGTAGCGACCACCACTTGCGCGATCGCGGAGCGGGTGTACGGCTGGCTTCGAGGAAGGCAATCACCGCGCGCACGTGGCCAACGAACTGTTCGCGGTCGGCCTCGCCCGTGTCGTCGCCCTTCAGCTTGAGATCGCGCCAGCGGCCCATCCAGGTCCCCGGCAGCAGATCGATCCAGCGATTGACGGAGGACACCTTCCAGAAGGACTCTTCGCTCTTCTGCGCTTCGTCGAGCGCCACACGCAGGGCCGCGATCACTGCTTCGATATCCGCCGCCATTACGCCCTCCACACGCGACTGTCCCAGGGCGTCACTTTAGCGGATTTTGCGCCTCAGTACACACCCTCGGCCTTGAGCGCCGTGATGACGCCGGCGCCCGATGCTGCGCTTCGCGCAAAAGAACCGCGGGCTTTCCGAGGGGTGCCAGCATGCGCTCCCATGTTCCGGGCGTGCCGGTGGCTGCACCCGTCCACAGGTTCGTTCACGCGCTCGCCTTGGGGAAATAGACATCCGGTCCATCTGTGCGTGTGCGGCTGGCTGCGCGAGCTCCCGGCCTAGTCCGACGCGGCGGCTACCGCGACGTTCGTCCCGCCCTCCGGCGAGGGCGTGAACAGGACGTCCATCAGCTGCGTCTCGCCGCACGTGCTCACCGACCACTGCTCTTTCCAAGGCGCTCCGGCCTGCTCCGGCTTCGCCACGAGCGCCGTGTCGACGATCGCAGCTTCGGCGCAATCATTCTCGCTTTGTGCGAGGGCGGCCGTCTTGGCGAAGTTGGCGGCATCGATCTGCAGGTTCGGATCGGCGATAGTCGAGCCCGGCGCCATAGGCACGGCTGTGATGTTGCCCTCTTTCATGAGCATCAGCATCGCGCGGCGCAGCGGCTGCTCGCAATTGACGACGTAGCGCTCGATCCAAATCACGTCGGTCGGCTCTCCCTGGTAGGGGTACGCGTCGGTCAGCGTGAACTCGGGCTCCTCGGGGCATTGTCCCTCTGGAACGAGCTTTGCGCTTTCATTGATCAGCTCGGTGCGGGTTTGCGTCAGCTCGTCCGAGAAAGCGCGCTTGGCGACGTCCTCGCCGTAGGCCTCGCTCAGCTCGGCCGGCGCGGCCTTAATGTATGCGGGCGCCGCCCAAGTCGCGCCGCTGGCAACCAGCACGCATCCGGCGACGAAGCCGATCCTGCCCACGGCGAAGCCGATCCTCCACAGCCCGATCATTGGTAGCTCCACCGCGCGAACACTCAGCTGCTCCGGTCGCAGTCACCGTAGCAGAACGCCATAGGGCTCGAAATTCGATTTCGGGGTGCCGGCGGCGGCGCATCGGGGGAAGGGTAAAGATCAGCAGGGCGGGGCGTCTACTCGACGAGACACTCGTACCCGGCGGCGCGCAGCGAGGTGCAGACCCTCTGCGGCTCGTCGGCGTTGCCGTAGGGTCCCAACCGGACGCGATAGGCCTTCTCTTGATTTTCGGCTTGCGTCTCGCTGACCTGCAATTTGCGCCTGCCGAATTCGCCGCCGTATTGCGAAGTGAGACGCACGGAGAGCGCGAACGCCTCGCTACGCGAAGGCAACGTGGCGATCTGCAAATGGAAGTCCTGCGGTGCCGCCGGTGTCTCGGCGACAGCAGGAGCCGGCGTCGCTGCGACGGGGGGCGCCAGAGTAGCGGCAGTAGGAGCCGGTTCGGGTGTAACCGCGGCTGTGGTGACGGGTGCAGTGGCGGCCGGAGCAGGGGCCGGCTGCGCGGGCGCGATGGCGACTGATGTCTGAGGAAGGGGCGCATCGGGGACGGGCGGCGCCGTCGGCAACGGAGCCATCGACACCTGCACCTTGTCGCCCCAGCTGGCAGTGGCTGGCTCGGGCTTTGGTGCGGGCGGCGCCGCAGCGGTGGTTATCGACCCGGTCTTGATCCAGTTGGTT
This region of Actinomycetota bacterium genomic DNA includes:
- a CDS encoding SPOR domain-containing protein is translated as TNWIKTGSITTAAAPPAPKPEPATASWGDKVQVSMAPLPTAPPVPDAPLPQTSVAIAPAQPAPAPAATAPVTTAAVTPEPAPTAATLAPPVAATPAPAVAETPAAPQDFHLQIATLPSRSEAFALSVRLTSQYGGEFGRRKLQVSETQAENQEKAYRVRLGPYGNADEPQRVCTSLRAAGYECLVE